One genomic window of Niveibacterium sp. SC-1 includes the following:
- a CDS encoding transposase, producing the protein MSRLPRLFVPGLPQLVTQRGNNRAHIFHDDADETRYLECLREGLRETGVRLHAYVLMPDHVHLLLSAGEEASTGALMQQLGRRYVRWFNDRHRRTGTLWEGRYRSTVVEPQQYLLACYAYIELNPVRAGLVADPAFYGGSSCRHHLGLDADPYLTDHPMFWALGNTPFDRQAAYRRQLDAGLGSTALEAIRFAAHRGWLLGEDARLPRESQGNRRLRPLPKGRPVGMHRVKAVPRKTAVKTTS; encoded by the coding sequence GTGAGCCGCCTGCCGCGCCTGTTCGTGCCCGGCCTGCCGCAGCTCGTGACGCAGCGCGGCAATAACCGCGCGCACATCTTCCACGACGATGCGGACGAGACACGCTATCTCGAATGCCTGCGCGAAGGCCTGCGGGAGACGGGCGTGCGCTTGCACGCCTATGTGCTGATGCCGGATCACGTGCATCTGCTCCTGTCGGCGGGCGAGGAAGCGTCGACCGGAGCGCTGATGCAGCAGCTCGGGCGCCGCTACGTGCGCTGGTTCAACGACCGGCATCGGCGCACCGGCACGCTGTGGGAAGGGCGCTACCGCTCGACGGTGGTCGAACCGCAGCAGTACTTGCTCGCCTGCTACGCCTACATCGAGCTCAATCCGGTGCGTGCCGGCCTGGTCGCAGATCCCGCCTTTTACGGCGGATCGAGCTGTCGGCACCATCTTGGGCTCGATGCGGACCCCTACCTGACGGACCATCCGATGTTCTGGGCCTTGGGCAACACGCCGTTCGATCGCCAGGCCGCTTACCGCCGACAGCTCGATGCGGGTCTGGGTAGCACTGCGCTGGAGGCCATCCGGTTCGCCGCGCACCGCGGTTGGCTGCTGGGGGAAGACGCGCGCCTGCCGCGCGAAAGCCAAGGCAACCGGCGTTTGCGGCCGTTGCCGAAGGGGCGGCCCGTCGGGATGCACCGAGTGAAGGCGGTTCCGCGCAAAACCGCCGTAAAAACAACCTCCTAG